The sequence TAAATTTTTCAGAGGACCTAACTCTGACAGCCCCTGGTGATTCTCAAAGTACCACAAGCCAGTGGTTAAAATTTGCATTGACTTCTAAGTTCAGAGCAAGACAATAAGGCTCACTCACCCCCATTCACCAGACTTCAGTGTGATGCTTGTGTAACACAACACACTACACTCCAGCACAAGCCAGGGGGACTGGGGGATGCTGAGGGTTACTGGTCTGGTGTGACTGAGGCTGCTCACCCCatagatcatcatcatcatcacatctATATACTTTGACTGTATGGGCTGCCAGATTAGAATGTAGATACAGTTATATACATAATATGACACTGAAGTGTGTGGCAATGTGTGGGGTGGTAAATGCCATGGCTCTATATTCCCATGCCCATGTATGTAGGGTACAAGGCACACAATGCTGGTGCCCATCGTATGGCCTATTACAGCAATGTCTAGCCTTAATCTATTAATGATTTATCACTGGACCTGGCACTGTCCACACTGACCCTTATCTGAGGCCAGTAACAAGGCAGTGACGGTATATGTCctgtgatattattattattattattattattaatattattattattaggactTCACTGTAAGTGCTCTATTAGCTCGGCTGCCACATCCATACTCTATCATCCTAGCATTTCCCTTTATTGTGGTAAATCTCTCAAAACCAGTACTATCTGATGCTTTCTGGCCATATTTTCTTCTTTATGTTACATAAGGATTTTAATACCTCTCTTAGGAGACACTTATGGGGAGTGGGGTGAAAGGGTTATTTCAATGGAAGTTCCAGATTGTTTTATTCTGGAAGAAATGTAGAAGTGGAAACATTCCAGCATCAGGTCTTCACATCCTCTGTCACCCTTACAGAAACTGAATGCAGTATCCACATAGGAACTAGCCATTACATGGAGATTGTATTGTGCTTATTTGTGTGGTGTAGGGGATATAGGCTTATTgtgttgtgtatattgtgtgtgtatatagtgtgtgtgtgtgtgtgtgtgtgtgtgtgtgtgtatgtagtgtgtatagtgtgtgtgtatatagtgtgtgtatatagtgtgtgtatatagtgtgtatatagtgtgtatatagtgtgtatagtgtgtgtatacagtgtgtgtgtatatagtgtgtgtgtgtgtgtgtgtgtgtatgtagtgtgtatagtgtgtgtgtatatagtgtgtgtatatagtgtgtatatagtgtgtatagtgtgtgtatacagtgtgtgtgtatatagtgtgtatatagcgtgtgtatatagtgtgtgcttatacagtgtgtatatagtgtgtgcatatagtgtgtgtgcatttagtgtgtgtatattgtgtgtgcatatagtgtgtatagtgtgtgtgcatatatagtgtgtgtatatagtgtgcatatagtgtatgtgtgtgtatattttgtgtatatagtgtgtgtgcatatagtgtgtgtatatagtgtgtgtgtatagtgtgtatatagtgtgtgtgtatattttgtgtatatagtgtgtgtgtgtgtgtgtgtgtgtgtgtgtgtgtgtgtgttgataTTGCAGTAATTGTTGCATGCTATGGTGCCCCTCTAAAATGTTAAGAATTATAGTACAATAATTTGAACTATttcaaattaaaaatgtattaggtGATTCACCTATAGGAAAATATCAACATATACAAAcacatagataaatagatagaaagatagataatagatagatagatagatagatagatagatagatagatagatagatagatagatagataatagggtgCATTATCTGGGTTGTTCGCTGTTGTGTGCTTAGGCTATTATGCATTGTTGTTTATGTTCACTATATAGATATATTAGTCTATATTATACTGCACTATATTTACATGAGGTTAGCTATTATGAACCCTGTaacctaatttttttattttttttattttggaggaGATTAAAAAGCGAATAAGAAAAACTTTCTTTGCACAGATTCATGataactgctgaccaggaatctaGCATTCACCAGCAGTAAAATAATAGATATCCCCACATGCTAATGACACCTTGCCTTGTATGTGCAATTTGGCTTAAACCAACAAGCATCTGCAGCCCTGACTGACACTGTAGTAAAGAATAGTCCCAGCTATTGAGATTCTGATGGTCAAGTGATCAAACAGCACTGAGCCTCATTCTCTAACACAGGAGTATTGTCCAGCTCAACCTCCATCACCCCAGTCTGCTCCTCCATCCTGCTCTTCTTCATACTTGAGCACAGCAAGATGCTGCTGATGTCCCTCCAGTCTGGTCAGTGGATGTGGAAGACGCCTGGGGAATTCTTCATGTGTATGTACAtatgtgtgtatagatatatatgtgtgtgtaatatatatttatgggggtgtatatgtgtgtgcacatatgtgtgtgtatatatatatatagatatatatatgtgtgtgtgtgtgtgtgtgtaatatatatttatgggggtgtatatgtgtgtatatgtgtgtgtgtatttatgcatgtgtatataatatatatttatggaggtgtgtatatgtgtgtataaatatatgtgtgtgtgtaatatatatttatggaggtgtgtatatgtgtatgtacatATGTGTGCATAATATATttatgagtgtatgtatgtgtatttaatatatatatttatggttgtgtgtatgtatatatggataaatgtgtgtgtgtatatatatggatggatagatggatggagatatatatatacacacacacacagtatctcCTAACACTTCAGCTATGTTGTATATGGTGCTGGCAAGTGTTATATATCACTATAATAGTCACTTGCCGCTcatctaatatatttttattataattgAGGTTATTATAAAAGGGAACAGACTAAACACTAGGTAAACTCTATTAAAGCACGAGGAATGTTGTCCCATGAGCCcatgtataatatgtatagtATAAAATATCCATTCTAGGACATAAAATACCTAGAAAGGTGCGATCGGCGGTGCAGACCTTCAGCATGCATGTAATCCACCCGGTGGGCAGACTGTCCCCTATTTCATGTCTTGTCCCTTTTAGCAGAGTATTCTTGTCACCCTCTCCAACCTCATTGTGTCTGCATGGAGTGCAGAGCAGTGAGTGACTGACAGAGGAGACGGTCTTTAGGACCCGGCGGTGCAGAATAGCAAGCACCCTGTACCACTAGGCTGGCCCCGGCCAATGGGGCGCAGGGGGAGGGTCTGCGAGCCCTGACCAGTTAAACACAATCTCTCGCCTTATAAGGAGCGGCGTCGCCATGGTAACGTGTGCTAAGTTGCAGCAGTGGTGTCAAAGTTCACTATATAGAGAGCTCAGTGAGCTGATCGGAGAGACAGCACTCTGCCAGCCCTTTCCTACAAATCGCAGTCACTTCCTACCCCCCCTCTCGCGCTCTCCTTAGCATATTTGATCACTTTGATTGCAGGCTCCTATTTGAGGGCTTATCCCTGTGCATGAAGGATGTCCTGCAGCCTGTGAACCGCTCCTCTCCATTGCCGCTACTGTTGTTGTTTGCTGCCGCCGGAGGAGAGCGGAGACTTCTGCTTCATGTTCGGAGGAGAAGAAGGGATCTGAGGAGCGAGTCCTGCTGGAGCAGAAGAAGAAGGAGCTCCCCCTCTGTACTAATCCTTAACCCTTCATGGCTTTCCTGAATGGCTGACTGTGATCTTCCCAGGACCTGGCCCCCAGCACTAAGTCTGCAGCTTCACAGAGACACCTCCAAGTCTTCTCCAGAGCACTAGTGCAGCCACCCTGCTCATCTGATTGCCTGCTGCTCCTTCTCCTTTATTtccctgacacccccccccccctacccccctTTTATTCATATATTAAAGCTGCCTGGTCTGATCCCACAAGCACCATAAGAAGACTAGGGGAAGAAGCAGTTTGGAAGAGGTTCCCCATAGATATGGCAATGGTAGTGGGTGCTTGGAGAGACCCTCAGGACGATGTGCCAGGAACTCAACCTTCACAGCCACCTCCAGGGCAAGGGCCAGCGGGGGCACCACACACCCCACAGACGCCAGGGCAAGGAGTGCCCTCTTCTACCCCTGCTCAATCCAACCCCTCCAGCCAGTCCAGCCAGGGCcagggggagaagcagcagcagcagcagcagcagcacatcgAGTGCGTGGTGTGCGGGGACAAGTCCAGCGGCAAGCACTACGGCCAGTTCACCTGTGAAGGCTGCAAGAGCTTCTTCAAGAGAAGTGTAAGGAGGAACCTGAGCTACACATGTCGTGCCAACAGGAACTGCCCCATAGACCAGCACCACCGCAATCAGTGTCAATACTGTCGCCTCAAAAAATGTCTCAAAGTTGGCATGAGACGGGAAGGTATTGGGATTTCATTTGTTTAGCAGTCTATTGTTCTGTATTATTGCCCAGCACCATCACCACTACTATGTTGTAACTTTCTCTTCTGCATGGCCAGAGCTGTGAGTTGTGTTTTATGTTTTatggttttttatatttttttattcttttctcCTTTCATTTCCATCCTTATGGTGAATTCTACTTTTCATCATCAttcttattcttattattatattttctatTGACATTCataatattattagatatttattatttattttgcttTGCATGTTTTATGTAGAGTTCCTTTTTTTAGATACACACACATATTTCTATATTCTTCCCAacccccccgccgccgccccccatCTCCCTGGAATAATCTCCCTGGCCCCTGTGACCTAGAATGTCATTCTGCACAGGAGTTTAAACTGATTAAGATCAGAAGGACAGTTTGGAGCTGGCTCttgtaacacacacacacacacacacacacatgctccctctctgccctccattaaaaaaaaataataattacaattGAAGTTCCTGCTGCCATAAGCATTAGAGCTAGCCTGGAGGTCTTGCAGAGGGGTTGTGCTGTAGTAGGTGGTGGTGTGAGTGTGTAGATAGGTGCATGTGTgtacttgtgtgtgtgtgtgtgtccccttgTGAAAGTCAAACCCTTTTGTGATCTAGCATGAGGCAAGGACAGGGAGCTGACAGTGTGCAGGCTGCCTCCTGTGTAGGCTAGGGGTtacagcctgcctcttcctttgtGTTCCAGCTGCTTCAGCTCACCCTGTTCCTGCTCACCCTCTCACGCAcatctcttcttcttcttcttctgcaaACTCAACACAAATACTTTCCAAACCCCAACACTTTCTTCTAACCATCACCCCCTCATTGTTCTGTCATTTTCTGCATGCAAATGTAATGCCATAAAAACACAGAGGCCTGCAAGCTGCAAGCACATCCATCAGCCACATTACAGCTTCTTCcttcctgtgttttttttttttttttaaatatgattataatgatattttttatttttacaatcttATGGCAAAAGCCTTTTGTGAAACCGagccttttttttgtatttaaaaaaaatatatctgtataattAAAATGGATGGGCAATATTATATGTGTAGATGGGAGAAGGGAACATAAGGACATTAGGAGCCCATATGGAAGGATAAATTGAATGTCTTCGCGTTTGGGAAgtcagcagatttttttttattattaagcaAGCAGAGGAGAGATATTGAAGCCATTGTGGGATGTGTGGTGTAGATTATGGGTGGTTGTAATTTAAtcataaaacacaataaaagcacagcacAGATCTGGGGAGAAGATGCCATGGAACAGCATATAGAGTGGGGGTTTTTTAGAGCCAGGGAGGAGAAGACTTGTATTAGACCAAGTCATCCATTGGTATTAATTGCTGTAGTTTCTTCTCTATTCACTGCAGCCGTACAGAGGGGCAGAATGCCACCCACACAGCCTACCCATGGTCAGTTCGCCTTGACGAATGGAGACCCTCTCAACTGCCATTCCTACCTATCCGGATATATATCCCTTCTCCTGAGAGCAGAACCCTACCCGACCTCTAGATTTGGCAGCCAATGCATGCAACCCAACAACATTATGGGCATCGAGAACATTTGTGaactggcagccaggatgctcttCAGTGCGGTGGAGTGGGCACGGAATATCCCCTTCTTCCCAGACCTGCAGATCACAGACCAAGTGGCACTTCTAAGGCTGACCTGGAGTGAGTTATTTGTGCTGAACGCTGCCCAGTGCTCCATGCCACTCCATGTTGCCCCTCTCCTGGCAGCTGCTGGTCTACACGCTTCCCCCATGTCTGCGGACAGAGTGGTGGCCTTTATGGACCACATACGAATCTTCCAAGAGCAAGTAGAAAAACTGAAGGCATTACATGTGGACTCGGCAGAATATAGTTGTTTAAAAGCTATAGTTCTCTTTACTTCAGGTAAGAAAAACATCTATTATGTCTCTCTATTGTCTactgtctatctatttattatccaccatctattatcaatctatctatttatctatctaccatctatatctatatattatctaccaTCTATATCAATCTATCTACAATTCGTCTATCTATCTGCCTGTCTaactgtctatatatatatatctatcaactatctatccatctatttatctGGTTATAATCTATCTGTCTCGGCTGGCTctttatctatctactatcttctATCTTTCTACGTGTATCTAGCTATTACCTATTTATatctctggctatctatttagctcCCTATCTGCATCtgcctaattatctatctat is a genomic window of Bufo bufo chromosome 1, aBufBuf1.1, whole genome shotgun sequence containing:
- the NR2F2 gene encoding COUP transcription factor 2 isoform X3 — protein: MQAIWDAEQGKYVFAVQRGRMPPTQPTHGQFALTNGDPLNCHSYLSGYISLLLRAEPYPTSRFGSQCMQPNNIMGIENICELAARMLFSAVEWARNIPFFPDLQITDQVALLRLTWSELFVLNAAQCSMPLHVAPLLAAAGLHASPMSADRVVAFMDHIRIFQEQVEKLKALHVDSAEYSCLKAIVLFTSDACGLSDVAHVESLQEKSQCALEEYVRSQYPNQPTRFGKLLLRLPSLRTVSSSVIEQLFFVRLVGKTPIETLIRDMLLSGSSFNWPYMSIQ
- the NR2F2 gene encoding COUP transcription factor 2 isoform X1 codes for the protein MAMVVGAWRDPQDDVPGTQPSQPPPGQGPAGAPHTPQTPGQGVPSSTPAQSNPSSQSSQGQGEKQQQQQQQHIECVVCGDKSSGKHYGQFTCEGCKSFFKRSVRRNLSYTCRANRNCPIDQHHRNQCQYCRLKKCLKVGMRREVSSLFTAAVQRGRMPPTQPTHGQFALTNGDPLNCHSYLSGYISLLLRAEPYPTSRFGSQCMQPNNIMGIENICELAARMLFSAVEWARNIPFFPDLQITDQVALLRLTWSELFVLNAAQCSMPLHVAPLLAAAGLHASPMSADRVVAFMDHIRIFQEQVEKLKALHVDSAEYSCLKAIVLFTSDACGLSDVAHVESLQEKSQCALEEYVRSQYPNQPTRFGKLLLRLPSLRTVSSSVIEQLFFVRLVGKTPIETLIRDMLLSGSSFNWPYMSIQ
- the NR2F2 gene encoding COUP transcription factor 2 isoform X2; the protein is MAMVVGAWRDPQDDVPGTQPSQPPPGQGPAGAPHTPQTPGQGVPSSTPAQSNPSSQSSQGQGEKQQQQQQQHIECVVCGDKSSGKHYGQFTCEGCKSFFKRSVRRNLSYTCRANRNCPIDQHHRNQCQYCRLKKCLKVGMRREAVQRGRMPPTQPTHGQFALTNGDPLNCHSYLSGYISLLLRAEPYPTSRFGSQCMQPNNIMGIENICELAARMLFSAVEWARNIPFFPDLQITDQVALLRLTWSELFVLNAAQCSMPLHVAPLLAAAGLHASPMSADRVVAFMDHIRIFQEQVEKLKALHVDSAEYSCLKAIVLFTSDACGLSDVAHVESLQEKSQCALEEYVRSQYPNQPTRFGKLLLRLPSLRTVSSSVIEQLFFVRLVGKTPIETLIRDMLLSGSSFNWPYMSIQ